The Micromonospora sp. Llam0 genome includes a window with the following:
- the dnaE gene encoding DNA polymerase III subunit alpha translates to MAEQFVHLHVHSEYSMLDGAARLKELLAEAQRLEMPAVAVTDHGNMHGAYDFFHQAKATGITPVIGVEAYVAPESRFHKQRVRWGRPEQKSDDVSGGGAITHMTMWARNMTGLHNLFRLNSRASIEGHYVKWPRMDQDLIAEHAEGIMATTGCPSGSVQTRIRLGQFDEAIKVAGAYQDIFGKDNFFLELMDHGLDIERRVRDDLLEIGKRLGIPPLVTNDLHYTKASQAEAHDALLAVQTGSRLDDPKRFRFEGGGYYVKTAEEMYAVDSSDIWAQGCRNTLLVAEKVDPTGMFEFYNLAPKFPVPEGETLESWFRKEVWAGMDRRWPTGYDERRRAQAEYELNIILQMGFPAYFLVVADFIVWAKNQGIRVGPGRGSAAGSIVAYALGITDLDPIQHGLIFERFLNPERVQMPDVDIDFDDRRRSEVIRYVTEKWGDDKVAQIATFGTIKAKAAIKDSCRVLGFPYALGDKISKAMPPAVMGKDIPLSGIFDPKHPRHAEAAEVRRLVETEPDVARVMDVAKGIEGLVRQLGVHAAGVIMSAEPLIDHVPLVRRDADGAIITQFDYPTCESLGLLKMDFLGLRNLTIIDDALRNVEATTGQQIDLLSLPLDDKPTYELLSRGDTLGVFQLDGGGMRQLLRLMKPDNFEDISAALALYRPGPMGANSHTNYALRKNGQQEITPIHPELADALDEILGPTYGLIIYQEQVQRAAQKLAGYSLGRADMLRKAMGKKKKEVLDKEFIPFRDGMRSNRYSDEAIQTLWDILVPFADYAFNKAHTACYGMISYWTAYLKANYPAEYMAALLTSVGDKKETMAIYLAECRSMGIRILTPDVNTSKGPFAPVESDIRFGLNAVRNVGTNVVNAIVEGRKKKGRYSSFEDFLIKVDATACNKRTIESLIKAGAFDELGDTRRDLLDNHEAAIDAVMDSKRKESIGWMDLFGEMKEVGGAEGIVGFTMARSGKEWPKKEKLALERDMLGLYVSDHPLAGAERILKANCDHMITAILDEETADRKPVVLAGLISGVTRKITGKGASWAIVQLEDLTGSIEVLFFPKSYEILGQYLIEDSVVKISGNVSVRDGGVSVFAQDLAVLDVSSITDGGEPPVILRTRLDRISPQLVNELKEIILAHPGKAPIQLNLQKPGGTLQLAFPNFQVSNDLNFRSEIKVLLGAGGIE, encoded by the coding sequence GTGGCCGAGCAGTTTGTCCATCTTCATGTGCATTCCGAGTACTCGATGCTCGATGGAGCTGCACGGCTGAAGGAGCTGTTAGCAGAGGCACAGCGACTGGAGATGCCGGCGGTGGCGGTCACCGACCACGGCAACATGCACGGCGCGTACGACTTCTTTCACCAAGCCAAGGCGACGGGTATCACCCCGGTCATCGGGGTTGAGGCGTACGTGGCGCCTGAGTCCCGGTTCCACAAGCAGCGGGTGCGGTGGGGACGGCCAGAACAGAAGAGCGACGACGTCTCTGGCGGTGGTGCGATCACCCACATGACCATGTGGGCGAGGAACATGACCGGACTACACAACCTCTTCCGCCTGAATTCGCGTGCTTCCATCGAGGGGCACTACGTCAAGTGGCCACGGATGGACCAGGATCTGATCGCAGAACATGCCGAGGGGATCATGGCGACCACCGGTTGCCCTTCCGGCTCAGTACAAACCAGGATCCGGCTCGGCCAATTCGACGAAGCAATCAAAGTCGCCGGCGCTTACCAGGACATATTCGGCAAGGACAACTTCTTCCTCGAGTTGATGGACCATGGACTAGACATCGAACGCCGAGTTCGCGACGACCTCCTAGAGATCGGCAAGCGGCTCGGTATCCCTCCGCTGGTCACCAATGATCTTCATTACACGAAGGCGTCGCAGGCCGAGGCGCACGATGCGCTGCTGGCCGTACAGACGGGTAGTCGGCTCGATGACCCGAAGCGGTTCCGCTTCGAGGGGGGCGGCTACTATGTCAAGACTGCCGAGGAGATGTATGCTGTCGACTCGTCCGACATCTGGGCGCAAGGCTGCCGCAACACACTACTGGTGGCCGAAAAGGTCGATCCGACCGGCATGTTCGAGTTCTACAATCTGGCCCCGAAGTTCCCAGTGCCGGAGGGCGAGACGCTCGAGTCATGGTTCCGCAAGGAGGTCTGGGCGGGCATGGACCGCCGCTGGCCAACTGGGTATGACGAACGACGGCGCGCCCAGGCCGAGTATGAGCTTAACATCATCCTTCAGATGGGATTCCCGGCCTACTTCCTTGTCGTCGCCGACTTCATCGTATGGGCAAAGAACCAGGGAATCCGGGTAGGGCCTGGTCGTGGTTCTGCGGCCGGTAGCATCGTGGCCTACGCGCTCGGCATCACGGACCTAGATCCGATCCAGCACGGCCTCATTTTTGAACGCTTCCTAAATCCCGAACGCGTGCAGATGCCCGACGTCGACATCGACTTCGACGACCGCCGCCGCAGCGAGGTGATCCGATACGTCACCGAGAAATGGGGCGACGACAAGGTCGCCCAGATTGCTACCTTCGGCACAATCAAGGCCAAAGCTGCAATCAAGGATAGTTGCCGGGTCCTGGGATTTCCCTACGCTTTGGGCGACAAGATCAGCAAGGCGATGCCGCCCGCAGTGATGGGTAAGGATATTCCACTGTCCGGCATCTTCGATCCGAAGCACCCACGTCATGCCGAAGCTGCCGAGGTGCGCAGGCTTGTCGAGACGGAACCCGATGTCGCCCGCGTAATGGACGTCGCCAAGGGCATCGAGGGACTTGTGCGCCAACTCGGCGTACATGCCGCCGGTGTGATCATGTCCGCAGAGCCGCTGATCGATCACGTACCCCTCGTTAGGCGTGATGCCGACGGTGCCATCATCACCCAGTTCGACTATCCGACCTGCGAGTCACTCGGCCTGCTGAAGATGGACTTCCTCGGCCTTCGCAACCTCACCATCATCGATGACGCGCTCCGTAACGTCGAAGCCACCACTGGGCAACAGATCGACCTGCTAAGTCTCCCCTTGGACGACAAGCCCACGTACGAGCTACTTTCGCGCGGTGACACCCTAGGCGTGTTCCAGCTCGATGGCGGCGGAATGCGGCAACTGCTGCGGCTGATGAAGCCCGACAACTTCGAGGACATCTCCGCGGCCTTGGCTCTCTACCGCCCCGGCCCAATGGGAGCCAACTCGCACACGAACTATGCGTTGCGGAAGAACGGACAGCAAGAGATCACTCCGATCCATCCCGAACTGGCAGACGCCCTCGACGAAATCCTCGGCCCCACTTACGGCCTGATCATCTATCAGGAGCAGGTGCAGCGCGCCGCGCAGAAGCTCGCCGGATACAGCCTCGGCCGCGCCGACATGCTCCGCAAGGCTATGGGAAAAAAGAAGAAGGAGGTTCTAGACAAGGAGTTCATCCCCTTCCGGGATGGAATGCGCAGCAACAGATACTCTGACGAAGCCATCCAGACCCTGTGGGACATCCTCGTTCCATTCGCAGACTACGCCTTCAACAAAGCTCACACCGCATGCTATGGAATGATCTCCTACTGGACAGCATACCTGAAGGCCAACTATCCCGCCGAGTACATGGCCGCACTACTGACGTCCGTCGGCGACAAGAAGGAGACAATGGCCATCTACCTGGCCGAGTGCCGGAGCATGGGCATCAGAATTCTCACGCCCGATGTCAACACATCAAAAGGTCCGTTCGCACCCGTCGAATCTGACATTCGGTTCGGCCTCAACGCAGTGCGCAACGTCGGAACGAACGTCGTCAACGCCATCGTCGAAGGTCGAAAGAAGAAGGGGCGCTACTCCTCCTTCGAGGACTTCCTGATCAAGGTAGACGCGACAGCATGCAACAAGCGAACGATCGAGTCTCTCATCAAGGCTGGCGCATTCGACGAGCTAGGTGACACACGACGCGACTTGCTCGACAACCATGAGGCGGCCATCGACGCGGTGATGGACTCCAAGCGCAAAGAGTCCATCGGCTGGATGGATCTCTTTGGTGAAATGAAGGAAGTAGGTGGAGCCGAAGGAATCGTTGGCTTCACGATGGCTCGCTCTGGCAAGGAGTGGCCGAAGAAGGAAAAGCTGGCGCTAGAACGCGACATGCTCGGACTGTATGTCTCCGACCACCCACTGGCAGGGGCTGAACGCATTCTTAAAGCGAACTGTGACCACATGATCACCGCAATCCTTGACGAGGAGACCGCAGATCGTAAGCCCGTTGTGCTCGCCGGACTCATCTCCGGCGTAACGAGAAAGATCACTGGGAAGGGCGCCTCCTGGGCAATCGTACAACTCGAAGACCTTACCGGTAGCATCGAGGTACTCTTCTTTCCCAAGAGCTACGAAATACTGGGACAGTATTTGATTGAAGACAGCGTCGTGAAGATCTCCGGGAACGTTAGCGTGCGTGACGGCGGTGTCAGCGTCTTCGCCCAAGACCTAGCGGTCCTCGACGTCTCGTCTATCACCGACGGCGGAGAGCCTCCGGTAATTTTGCGCACTCGACTGGACCGAATCAGTCCACAACTCGTCAACGAGTTGAAGGAAATTATCCTTGCCCACCCAGGCAAGGCGCCAATCCAGTTGAATCTTCAAAAACCTGGAGGAACTTTGCAGCTAGCCTTCCCAAACTTCCAAGTAAGCAATGATCTCAATTTTCGCTCTGAAATCAAGGTCCTCCTCGGCGCGGGAGGAATTGAATGA
- a CDS encoding DUF6300 family protein — translation MSLPNYRSNDSRSPIIVADTSSACHRCSGELYLTATVPDPDLPCKRILTLCPSCDAEKPAAQGLLAFMAIHGRVDESTFGQFEKLVVEWLAASNLQGVDEQTLDRDIEEWLRDRDW, via the coding sequence ATGAGTTTGCCGAATTATCGTAGTAATGATTCACGGTCGCCCATCATTGTTGCCGACACTTCAAGTGCATGTCATCGCTGCTCTGGTGAACTTTATCTGACAGCCACAGTGCCGGATCCAGATCTTCCGTGCAAGCGTATACTCACACTATGTCCATCTTGCGATGCGGAAAAGCCGGCAGCGCAGGGACTATTGGCTTTCATGGCAATCCACGGTCGAGTTGACGAAAGCACCTTCGGTCAGTTCGAGAAACTAGTTGTCGAATGGCTTGCGGCATCTAATCTTCAAGGCGTCGATGAACAGACTCTCGATCGAGACATTGAGGA